A segment of the Candidatus Cloacimonadota bacterium genome:
TGGAGGTCAGCACGTGCCCGATCTCGTGGATGGAGGTGAGCTTTTTGTCGTCTTCGGGGATCACCCGGCTCTTCTTTTCCTTGCCCAGGGTCAGCTTGTCCTTGGCTTCCTCAAAATCGCTCATGTTGATCTTCTGCTTGTTGTAGCGCGCCGCGATCAGGGCCGCCTCGTTCACGATGTTGGCCAGGTCGGCCCCGCTGAAGCCCGGCGTTCCGCGGGCGATCAGCTCCAGATGCACATCCTCGGCCAGCGGCACCTTGGCCGCGTGCACTTTCAGGATCTCCGTGCGGCCCTTGATGTCGGGCAGGTCCACCGTCACCTGGCGGTCGAAGCGGCCCGGACGCAGCAGCGCGGGGTCCAGGATGTCCGGCCGGTTGGTGGCCGCGATGATGATCACCGCTTCGTTGGGCTCAAAGCCATCCATCTCCACCAGCAGTTGGTTCAGCGTTTGCTCGCGTTCGTCGTGCCCGCCGCCCAGCCCGGTGCCCCGGTGCCGGCCCACGGCGTCGATCTCGTCGATGAAGGTGATGCAGGGCGAATTTTTCTTTGCTTGGTCAAACAGGTCACGCACCCTGGCTGCGCCCACGCCCACGAACATTTCCACAAAGTCCGAGCCGCTGATGCTGTAAAAAGGCACCCCCGCCTCGCCCGAAACGGCCTTGGCCAAAAGCGTCTTGCCCGTGCCGGGACGCCCCACCAGCAGCACTCCGCGCGGGATGCGGCCGCCCAGCCTTTGAAACTTCTTCGGGTCCTTCAAAAACTCCACGATCTCCTGCAGCTCCTCCTTGGCCTCGTCCACCCCGGCCACATCCTTGAAGGTGATGTTGCTGCGGCTGCCTTCGTGCATGCGGGCCCGGCTTTTGCCAAAGCTGAAGGCCTTGGCGTTCTGGTTGTTCATGCCCCGCATCAGAAACCACCAAAACCCGATCAGCAGCACGAAGGGGATGAGGTAGGAAAGGATCCCCACCCAGCGCGGCGGCTTTTTGGTGATCACTTCCACGTTTTGCAGCCTCAGCTGGTCGATCAGGCTGGGATCGTCCACCGGCGGCAGCAGGGTGTGGAATTTCTTGCCTGCTTTGGTCTCGTAAACTATGTCCTGTTCCGTGAAGGTCACCGTCTTCACCTGCTGTTTTACCAGAGCGCCGGTGAACTGCGAATAGCTCGCTTCGCCGATCTGCTCCTGGCCGCTGAACCAGCTGAACACCATCAACGCCACCAGCATCATGATCACGATCACGAAGGTCCAGGAAACCGGCGCCTTGGCCGGCTGCCGCAACGGGCCCGGCTGCAGGTTGCGTTGCGTCTGCGGCGGTGTTTGGGACCGTTTGGGTCCGTCTTTCTCGCCCGGCTTTTTCCGTTTCAGCAGGAAAATGCGCACCGCGCTGATGATGGTGATGGTCACCAGGGCGACCACGAACCACAGCAGCAGGTCCGAAAACTGTTGCGCCACCGGGCTGCTTTGAGCCACTTTAGCCGGAGCGTCCTCAACGGCCAGGCTGTCGGCTGCCAGGGCGCCGCTCAGCGCCAGCAGCTTCAGGAGGATGGCTGTATGTTTCATGAATAGATCTCTTCCTTCAGGATGCCTATGTAGGGCAGGTTGCGGTATTGGGAGTTGAAATCCAGCCCGTAGCCCACCACAAATTCGTTGCCGATCTCGAAGCCCACATAGTCGAAACCCACCTCCAGCTTGTGCGCCGCCGGTTTGTCCAGCAGCACGCAGACCTTCAGGCTGGCCGGCGCGTGCTTGCCCAGATAGTCCTTGATGTATTGCAGCGAGAGTCCGCTGTCCACGATGTCTTCCACCACGATCACATGCCTGCCGGTGATATCCACGTCGATATCCTTGCGGATCTTCACCACGCCGGAGCTGGAGGCCTCGGCGCCGTAACTGGAGATGGCCAGAAAGTCGATCTCCAGGGGGATGGTGATGCTGCGGCAGAGGTCGGCCAGAAATATGAAGCCGCCTTTCATGATGCCGATCAGCACCGGCACCGTGTCCTTATATTCGCTGGTGATCTGGCTGCCGATCTCCCGCACCCTTGTCTGGATGCGGTATTCGTCCAGCAGCACCGCCACCAGGTCGCAATTCATCTCATTCATTTTCCTCTCCTGTCTTTTTGCGGCTGGCCGCCCGCCGGGGCCTGGCCTTCAGGTTTTCCGCCGCTATTTTCAGAAAGCGCGTGCTGCCGGCGTCCAGCGCCACCCGCGCGTCGATCCGCTGCCCCGCGATCCAGATGATCTTGGTCCCGTCGTCCAGCACCGGCACCAGATCGCGCTCGTATTTGCCCACCTTGGCGTTGATCAGAAAATCCTTCAGCTTCACCAGGCGGTCCAAACCCAGCGGCATGAACCTGTCGCCCGGCCTGCGGCTGCGGATGCTGAACGGCCAGTTGATCTTGTCCGCGTCCAGATAAACGTTCAGGGCGTCTTCCTCGCGCCGGGGCGGCAGCACCTTCAGCAGTTTGAAGGTGAAGCGGTGGTCGCCCCAAACGGCCCGCGCCCGGTCTTCCGTAACCACCACGGGCTCCGGAACCGGCGCTGCCACGCTGGCCCGCTCCAAACTCAATTCAGTGTAAACTTTTCTGGCGATCAGTCCCCGGCCCAGCTGGATCTGCTTGCTGCCGCCGGATTCCAGCAGGTCCAGGATGTCCTGGAAATGGCGGCTGAAAAAATCCCTCCCGCTGCCGCTGAGGGCGCGCGTGAGCTCTTTCATGATATGGTATTGCTCCAGCCGCGTGCAGCGCCTGAAAGCCGGGATGGAGACGGTGATCCGCTCCGGTTCCTGCTCCAGGGTGATCTTCTTGGTCAGCGACTTCACCCGCTGCAGCACCAGCTCCTCCGCCTGCGCGAAGATCAGGGCTTGCTCACCCAAACTGCTGGCGACGCGCGGATTCAGCTCTTTGGCCACCAACGGCAGCAGCGTGTGCCGCACCCAGTTGCGCTTGAAACTCTGGTCCGCGTTGCTGGCGTCTTCGCGCCAGGCGATCTTTTGCTCTTGCAGCAGTTCCACCAGTTCCCGCTTGTCAAAGCAGAGCAGCGGATGCGCGATCCTGCCGCTGCGGGGACGGATCCCGGCCAGGCCGCTGAGGCCCGCGCCGCGAAAGAGATTCAGCAGCATGGTCTCGCTCTGGTCGTTGTTGTGGTGCGCGGTCACGATCAGGTCGAAACGGTAGGCGTCCAGCACCTCTTCAAACACCCCCAGGCGCTTTTGCCGCGCCCGGTTTTCCAGGTCGCCGCCAGCGGCCAGCTTCACCTTGCGCACTATCAGCGGCACGCTCAGTTCCTGGCACAGCCCTTTCACCAATTCAGCGTCCGCCGCGCTCTCCGCCCCGCGCAACTGATGGTCCACGTGCACAGCCAGCAGAGTGAGCTGACGCAGGCCGCGCAAACGCGCGAACAGCAGCAGCAGCGCCACCGAGTCCGCCCCGCCCGAAACGCAGAGCAACAGCTTCGCCCCGGCGGAAAAGATCTGCTGATCCCGCACGTAACTGTCTAATCTTGCAATGGCTTGTTCCAGCCTGGGCATCTCCACTCCTGCCGCATTATTCTTAGTAAGCAAGCCTTTTTGCAACCGCTCTGCTTGTCAAGTCCCTTTTTCCGCGCGCGCGTGCACTATATATTGGTTCCCGCAGATTTTCGCAGAAAAAAGCGCGGATTCACGCGGATAAGAATAGGTCGCGGAAAAGCACGGAAAAAGGGAAAGCGTGGTCAGAAAAAGATGAAAGAACACGGGATCTAATCCGTATAATCAGTTGAATCCGTTGAATCCGTAGGGAAAGAACAGGTCGCGGAAAAGCACGGAAAAAGGGAAAGCGTGGTCAGAAAAAGATGAAAACACACGGGATCTAATCCGTATAATCAGTTTAATCCGTTGAATCCGTAGGGAAAGAACAGGTCGCGGAAAAGCACGGAAAAAGGGAAAGCGTGGTCAGAAAAAGATGAAAACACACGGGATCTAATCCGTATAATCAGTTTAATCCGTTGAATCCGTAGGGAAAGAACAGGTCGCGGAAAAGCACGGAAAAAGGGAAAGCGTGGTCAGAAAA
Coding sequences within it:
- the hpt gene encoding hypoxanthine phosphoribosyltransferase codes for the protein MNCDLVAVLLDEYRIQTRVREIGSQITSEYKDTVPVLIGIMKGGFIFLADLCRSITIPLEIDFLAISSYGAEASSSGVVKIRKDIDVDITGRHVIVVEDIVDSGLSLQYIKDYLGKHAPASLKVCVLLDKPAAHKLEVGFDYVGFEIGNEFVVGYGLDFNSQYRNLPYIGILKEEIYS
- the tilS gene encoding tRNA lysidine(34) synthetase TilS, producing MPRLEQAIARLDSYVRDQQIFSAGAKLLLCVSGGADSVALLLLFARLRGLRQLTLLAVHVDHQLRGAESAADAELVKGLCQELSVPLIVRKVKLAAGGDLENRARQKRLGVFEEVLDAYRFDLIVTAHHNNDQSETMLLNLFRGAGLSGLAGIRPRSGRIAHPLLCFDKRELVELLQEQKIAWREDASNADQSFKRNWVRHTLLPLVAKELNPRVASSLGEQALIFAQAEELVLQRVKSLTKKITLEQEPERITVSIPAFRRCTRLEQYHIMKELTRALSGSGRDFFSRHFQDILDLLESGGSKQIQLGRGLIARKVYTELSLERASVAAPVPEPVVVTEDRARAVWGDHRFTFKLLKVLPPRREEDALNVYLDADKINWPFSIRSRRPGDRFMPLGLDRLVKLKDFLINAKVGKYERDLVPVLDDGTKIIWIAGQRIDARVALDAGSTRFLKIAAENLKARPRRAASRKKTGEENE
- the ftsH gene encoding ATP-dependent zinc metalloprotease FtsH; this translates as MKHTAILLKLLALSGALAADSLAVEDAPAKVAQSSPVAQQFSDLLLWFVVALVTITIISAVRIFLLKRKKPGEKDGPKRSQTPPQTQRNLQPGPLRQPAKAPVSWTFVIVIMMLVALMVFSWFSGQEQIGEASYSQFTGALVKQQVKTVTFTEQDIVYETKAGKKFHTLLPPVDDPSLIDQLRLQNVEVITKKPPRWVGILSYLIPFVLLIGFWWFLMRGMNNQNAKAFSFGKSRARMHEGSRSNITFKDVAGVDEAKEELQEIVEFLKDPKKFQRLGGRIPRGVLLVGRPGTGKTLLAKAVSGEAGVPFYSISGSDFVEMFVGVGAARVRDLFDQAKKNSPCITFIDEIDAVGRHRGTGLGGGHDEREQTLNQLLVEMDGFEPNEAVIIIAATNRPDILDPALLRPGRFDRQVTVDLPDIKGRTEILKVHAAKVPLAEDVHLELIARGTPGFSGADLANIVNEAALIAARYNKQKINMSDFEEAKDKLTLGKEKKSRVIPEDDKKLTSIHEIGHVLTSIFQDKTEPVHKVSIIPRGFTAGATHFLQTDKTGYSRGYLEQIMTEILGGRAAEEIVYGELTTGAGNDLERVTEIAKKMVCSWGMSEAFGPMTIGKEQGEVYLGKELIGRDTHSNETAQLVDSEIRGFISRAYDRALEILKKRRGLLEKLAAELFEKETLGTEEIFEFVLADIGGEDREQVLAKFNKAKEMRFEHSERPETVESPSGQA